One Artemia franciscana chromosome 7, ASM3288406v1, whole genome shotgun sequence DNA segment encodes these proteins:
- the LOC136029477 gene encoding uncharacterized protein LOC136029477 codes for MIYLYLSIVLVSIKICAYGNPFEPNDGYTWEKDVQDRVESKIDLSRWYRGPRHPPENERRQAFFQTPQPIRVTSTQSPYYHPQFGQKTQSIDPWRSTFQQSPFYRTQGDNFRSLTSPLDDFHKDIYDDRYFQQNGVPIKVPTGQAIAPGIRGQILYTAGNIESLEDQLNDEQKAENSKIFISSTERQLLQLLGHASSAGNNLEKPFILDKDMKVNPWKDTTEEKEYENRDIGSISMMEDEALSQNSSKETVQERRNNESRLDKTTRTDLGSSEEMNIEEKENEEEYFSEDTSPKSPTLVAATGIPPTWTKLPLLPPPRPPAANRGSFYNGVPKHNQDHYNTHHRPDYGLSAASIFARIKPHIRGDTISNNFTHHPIRDLYTHKPIQEESEEEYYDDDYSEEQEQNMRNQSSPSTEPLLNLAASRNSRENRDETINIINTTINSLIEADEEDLPLAKTFKTAIIYSQQPKATTPSNVRGGGDISNYKKISREGKIEDPKIKATAVTQKTSQGSIELASKRTRESEENKDDKNEHMEDMKELLKYSEKHIQKNKTSGIRDNSKERKDAKPGESEGNTDNGERGKIETSKKNNEVASKDSPHLVDKEKKVTIIKPGDVKSLLKSSQGESLSEILQRNGLSLPEFLKKGLRIETEIETEQEAVKHEIKEKQNQTEISSTPIVLLQSSAQRNENKKLAFDMTQIKPVSLSDLLKSSSDTKILLKKPSNLFAAIFDRNTTTTLKSDEIKTTTEIPATNKSKWSPRAKPEVNTTKSRTNVQEVKEDRESPITTETNNFPSTKKILKQYSPPGSVGEYGQFDAGRGHSYGSHRPIHRKRLEEKSMKSNRTQKTFYRTEYTSVEESEEVEKTTIPNTTSFILDDEDEAERTKFIDIPVEIRGAIIASSAIGVFALVVFLVIFIILWKRNRKVQSGVRASHLIRRAIENATLAGNGDSETSSTSETIFNANSSYRKNGFWGTLGRSVWK; via the coding sequence GCCTATCAGAGTTACTTCTACCCAGTCACCTTATTACCATCCCCAATTTGGACAGAAGACCCAATCAATCGACCCATGGCGTTCAACTTTCCAGCAGAGTCCTTTCTACAGAACACAGGGAGATAACTTTAGATCCCTGACATCGCCTCTTGATGACTTCCACAAAGATATCTATGACGATAGGTATTTTCAACAAAACGGAGTGCCGATAAAAGTGCCAACAGGACAAGCAATTGCACCAGGGATTAGAGGGCAAATTTTATACACAGCAGGAAACATAGAATCTTTAGAGGATCAACTAAATGATGAGCAAAAAGCagaaaactcaaaaatatttatctctTCAACCGAAAGGCAGCTTTTACAGTTGCTAGGTCACGCTTCATCAGCTGGTAATAACCTCGAAAAACCGTTTATCTTAGATAAAGACATGAAAGTCAATCCATGGAAAGACACAACTGAAGAAAAAGAGTATGAAAACCGTGATATAGGTTCTATCTCTATGATGGAAGACGAAGCACTGTCGCAAAACTCAAGCAAAGAGACTGTGCAAGAACGAAGAAACAATGAAAGTCGTCTCGATAAAACAACTAGAACAGATCTAGGTTCCTCTGAGGAGATGAACATcgaagaaaaggaaaatgaagaagaatatttttcGGAAGATACAAGCCCAAAGTCACCAACATTAGTAGCTGCAACAGGAATACCGCCTACGTGGACAAAGCTACCCCTTCTTCCCCCTCCTAGACCGCCCGCAGCTAATCGTGGCTCTTTTTACAATGGGGTGCCTAAACATAATCAAGATCACTATAACACACATCACAGACCTGACTATGGACTTAGCGCAGCATCTATTTTTGCAAGAATAAAACCCCACATCAGAGGAGATACAATCTCAAACAATTTTACTCACCACCCTATTCGTGATCTCTATACCCACAAGCCAATTCAAGAGGAAAGTGAAGAAGAATACTATGACGATGATTATTCGGAGGAACAAGAACAAAATATGAGGAACCAATCATCTCCAAGTACAGAGCCACTTTTAAATCTTGCAGCAAGTAGGAATAGTAGAGAGAATAGAGACGAAACCATTAATATCATTAATACAACTATAAATTCTCTAATAGAAGCTGATGAAGAGGATCTGCCGTTGGCTAAAACATTTAAGACTGCTATTATTTATTCTCAGCAGCCTAAAGCGACAACACCTTCAAATGTCAGGGGAGGTGGAGATATAAGCAACTATAAGAAAATATCTCGTGAGGGAAAAATAGAAGATCCAAAAATAAAGGCTACTGCTGTGACACAGAAAACATCACAAGGGTCAATTGAATTAGCTAGTAAACGGACGAGggaatcagaagaaaataaagatgACAAAAACGAACACATGGAGGATATGAAAGAGCTCTTAAAATATAGCGAGAAGCACATTCAAAAGAATAAGACAAGCGGCATTAGAGATAATAGTAAAGAAAGGAAAGACGCAAAACCAGGAGAAAGTGAAGGAAACACCGATAATGGTGAGAGAGGTAAGATTGAAACTAGcaagaaaaataatgaagtggCTTCGAAAGATTCGCCACATTTGgtggacaaagaaaaaaaagtgactaTTATAAAACCAGGAGACGTAAAATCTTTACTGAAAAGTTCACAAGGAGAAAGTTTAAGTGAAATTCTTCAAAGAAACGGCTTATCGCTaccagaatttttaaaaaaaggattaagaATAGAAACAGAAATAGAAACAGAACAAGAAGCCGTCAAGCacgaaataaaagaaaaacaaaatcaaacggAAATCTCATCAACTCCTATAGTGCTTCTTCAATCATCAGCACAAAGGAATGAGAACAAAAAACTTGCCTTTGATATGACACAAATAAAGCCTGTAAGCCTTTCTGATCTTTTAAAGTCCAGTAGCGATACtaaaattcttttgaagaaACCTTCAAATTTATTTGCTGCAATTTTTGACAGAAACACGACAACAACGCTGAAATcagatgaaataaaaacaactacTGAAATCCCAGCAACGAATAAAAGCAAATGGTCTCCTAGAGCCAAACCTGAGGTGAATACAACAAAATCAAGAACTAATGTTCAAGAAGTTAAAGAAGATAGAGAATCACCTATCACCACGGAAACAAACAATTTCCCATcaacaaagaaaatactaaaacagTACAGTCCGCCGGGTAGTGTTGGGGAATATGGACAGTTTGATGCTGGACGTGGCCACTCATACGGAAGTCATCGCCCAATACATAGAAAGCGCCTCGAAGAGAAATCAATGAAATCTAATCGAactcaaaaaactttttatagaaCAGAATATACTTCTGTAGAAGAAAGCGAGGAGGTAGAGAAAACAACTATCCCAAATACTACAAGCTTCATCCTTGATGACGAGGACGAAGCAGAAAGAACAAAGTTTATAGACATACCGGTGGAAATACGCGGCGCTATTATTGCCAGCTCAGCTATTGGCGTATTTGCACTGGTtgtatttttagttatatttataattttgtggAAGAGAAATCGTAAAGTGCAATCTGGAGTTAGGGCATCACACTTAATCAGGCGTGCCATCGAAAATGCCACTCTGGCAGGGAATGGTGATTCAGAGACGTCAAGCACCTCTGAAACAATATTTAATGCCAATTCTAGCTATAGGAAAAATGGTTTCTGGGGAACGTTAGGGCGATCTGTTTGGAAGTGA